A genomic region of Dunckerocampus dactyliophorus isolate RoL2022-P2 chromosome 8, RoL_Ddac_1.1, whole genome shotgun sequence contains the following coding sequences:
- the inka1b gene encoding PAK4-inhibitor inka2: MLCLGHSSDCFHVMRSLQDLKQASRPRPLSEPCVRSSFAVTRLCKQRTLQQERLSGQRVSEASEASTYDSACCLANPLEEEDGEEDHERLAQGSPSSVDFDSGYSEASWQDEGVVLRRTRNVRVSSSACLRTNTGPSGRVRPKSTSDACLERWTSFEASEPEDWTTSLLSRSRNRQPLVLGDNSFADLIKNWMDLPECPEQAELKPSAGRRLAKDILLNMRRRLAGMSKSVEMRQRTAESAGDGRTAETPKRMSCPVGLQSVKPFFHQSHTGLHALDSDFHHFTALMKTGSRQPIICNDIIGYI; the protein is encoded by the exons ATG CTGTGTTTGGGACACTCCAGCGACTGCTTCCACGTGATGCGGTCCCTGCAGGACCTGAAGCAGGCGAGCAGGCCCAGGCCGCTGAGCGAGCCGTGCGTCCGCTCCTCCTTCGCCGTCACGCGCCTCTGCAAGCAGCGGACCCTGCAGCAGGAGCGACTGTCTGGTCAACGCGTGTCCGAGGCCAGCGAGGCCAGCACGTACGACTCGGCCTGCTGTCTGGCCAACCCTCTTGAAGAAGAAGACGGGGAGGAAGACCACGAGCGATTGGCTCAAGGCTCCCCCAGCAGCGTGGACTTTGACTCCGGCTACTCGGAGGCCTCCTGGCAGGATGAAGGAGTGGTTCTGAGACGGACAAGAAACGTCAGGGTGTCCTCCTCCGCTTGCCTCCGCACAAACACGGGACCTTCAGGTCGGGTGCGACCAAAATCCACTTCTGACGCTTGCTTGGAGCGCTGGACTTCCTTTGAGGCCAGCGAGCCAGAGGACTGGACAACGTCCTTACTGAGCCGCAGCAGGAACAGGCAGCCTCTGGTTCTAGGGGACAACAGCTTTGCGGACCTCATCAAGAACTGGATGGACCTCCCAGAGTGTCCGGAGCAAGCAGAACTAAAGCCCAGTGCTGGGCGACGTCTGGCCAAagacattttactcaacatgAGGCGGAGActggcagggatgtccaaaagTGTGGAGATGAGGCAGAGGACAGCAGAGTCCGCTGGGGACGGACGGACTGCTGAGACCCCCAAGCGCATGTCCTGCCCTGTGGGACTCCAAAGTGTCAAACCTTTTTTCCACCAGTCCCACACGGGCCTTCATGCACTCGACTCAGACTTCCACCACTTCACCGCCCTCATGAAGACGGGCAGTCGACAGCCCATAATATGCAACGACATTATTGGTTACATCTGA